A segment of the Echinicola strongylocentroti genome:
ATGGTGTATTCAATGAAAACAACACCACAGGCGGTAAACTGGTCTTTAATCTGGGGGAAATTTCCGAAGATGTTATGAAAGATGGTCGTCAGGCATTCGAAAACGGCCTCCCTACCAATGGCGACCCTTCCGAAACCACAGAAAACGAATGGGGTCGGGTTACCAACCAACAGTACTTGACACCGGGATTTGACAATTCTCCAGAATCCAGGGCTTTTCAGGATGTCGGTTTAGACGGACTGAACAGTGAGCAGGAAGTGGACTATTTCCAGGATCGTTTTCTCAGCAGATTAAATATAAGTGGAGAAGCTTACCAGCAGATCGAGGCAGATCCCTCAGCTGACCGGTTCCAATATTACTTGGGCGACGAGCTAGATCAACAAAACCTCAAAATCCAAGAGCGGTACAAATACTTCAATGGAATGGAAAACAACACCCCCATTTCAGCCAATTCGGATCAAGCATACACAGCTTCTGGATCCAATAAACCAGATAATGAAGACCTTAACGGGGACAATACAATCAATGAAGTAGAAAATTACTATGAATATGAAATAGACCTCGATCCCAACAGTCTGGTGGTAGGTCAAAACAACATTGTCGACCAAGTCACCTCCATCCAAGAAGGTGATGAAGTCAATTGGTACCTCTTCCGCATACCCGTCAGGCAGCCTGACAACGTACAAGGGGATATTACGGGATTTAAGTCCCTCCGCTTTATCAGGACTTACCTTACCGACTTTGAACAGCCAGTGGTGTTGAGAATGGCCAAGTTTCAGATGGTAGGCAGCCAATGGAGGACCTTTAGGGAGTCTCTCTATGAGCGGGGTCTTTTTGAGGTACCGGAGCCCGATGTATCCAATATGACCGTAGGTGTAGTGAACATAGAAGAAAACAGTCAGGGCAACAGTTACCAAAGTGCTTATCGTCTTCCGCCCGGCATCAACCGTGACAGGGACAACACCTCCACTGTCGAACGACAGCTCAACGAACAGTCCCTAAGCCTCTGCATCGACAATCTCCAGAGCAGAGACGCCAGGGCTGTGTTCAAAAACGCCAATTTGGACCTGGTCCAATATGGCCGTCTTAAGATGTTCTTCCACGCCGATAGTGAAGACGCATTGGACGGGGAGCTTACGGCCTTCTTACGACTGGGGACAGACTATACCGATAACTATTATGAGATCGAAGTACCGCTAAACATTACACCAAAAGGCACCCTTGATCCCAACCAAATTTGGCCCAGTGCCAATGAAATAGATATTGCCATTGAGGAAATCGTAGGCGTAAAATCTGAAAGGGACAATAGCCAGCATCCACAAAACCTCCCCTACACTTCCCAGATCAGGCAATATAATGTCACCGTGGTGGGTCGCCCTGAGCTAAACTACGTCCAAGGCCTGATGATAGGAGTACGTAATCCGGCTTCGACCGGAAGTGCCAGTAAGTCCATATGTGTCTGGGCCAATGAACTAAGAGTGGTCGACTTTAACAAATCCAATGGCTGGGCTGCCAATGCACGGCTCAATGCCAAGATAGCAGATGTGGCCACCGTCTCCAGTACCATCCGACACAACACCTTTGGTTTTGGTGGATTGGAAACCCGGCTCTCTGAAAGATCCAGGGAATCCACCACGCAGTATGACGTCTCTGCCAATGTACAGGTGGACAGACTACTCCCTGAAGGGCTCAAGGTAAGTATCCCAATGTATGTAAGCATGGAAAACAGCACCACCAAACCACAGTTTGACCCCTTAAACCCTGACGTTCCCTTTGAACTTGCCCTGAGCAAATTCCGAACGGCAAGTGAGCGGGAAGCCTATCGTGACCTGGTACTGGATCAAGTAAAGCGCCGAAATATCAGCTTTTCGAATGTCCGAAAACTTCCGAGTGAGGAAAAGGAGAAAAACCACCTATATGATCTGTCCAATTTCTCTTTTTCCTATGCCTATGGGGTGGTAAAACAAAGTAATATCAATACAGAAGATTATACCTACGAAACGTATAGGGGCAATATTTCCTACAATTATGCGCCCAACCCCATATTGATAGAACCCTTTAAAAACTGGGGAGTCCTTAAAAGCCCGTATCTCCAACTGATACGTGATTTCAACCTTAACCTTGCCCCCAGCATGATTACGGCAAGTATTGATGTAGACAGGAAGTTTATGCGTACCCAATACCGAAACGACCAACTGACTACTGAGGGAGTGGATCCGCTTTTCCAAAAAAGTTATTACATTAACCGTTTCTTCGGTCTTAATTGGGACCTAACAAAGAACTTGGGTTTTGACTATCGTGCCAGTGTCAATGCCATCGTGGATGAACCTCAAGGAGACTTGGACACCGAAAGCAAACAGGACTCTGTCAGAAACAACTTTAAAAAACTAGGGAGACCTACCAACTACAACCATTCTTTTATTGCCAATTACACCATACCGCTGGACAAAGTGCCGGCGTTGGACTGGATAAGTGCTGATATTAGGTATGAAGCCACATATAGTTGGCTTACCGGTTCCATTGGCCAAAAGGACACACTTGGCAATGTCATTCAAAACACCCGTAACCGGGCCCTTAGCGGTCAACTGGATTTTGTACAGCTTTACAATAAATCCAGCAAACTCAGGGCGCTAAATGCACCCAAACGCCCCTCCATCCCTGGCCAGCGGAGCAATAACGAGCAGGACAGTATCACCACCGACGGCATAGGCAATGGCCTGTTAAAATTTGCCATGATGCTAAAGTCGATCTCAGGGCAATATACCGTAACAGAGGGGACATTTTTGCCCGGGTATATGGAAGGCACAGGGCTATTTGGTATGGATAGGAGCTTCATGAATCCTGGACTAGGCTTCTTATTTGGTAGCCAAGATGCCAGCCTGAGGTATGACCTGGCCAATAGGGGCGTCATCGCCCCAAGTGCGGAGCTCACACAAACCTTCCGGCAAAACCAAGTAAAGAACTTACAATTACAGGCCATTTTGGAACCTACGAGGGATTTCAGGATCACCTTGGACATGAGAAAAAGGGAAACGGGTCAGTACAGTGAGATTTTCCGTAGGGAATCGAACACAAGTGAAGACTATCTCTCCATAAACCCCAACCGTCTAGGCGCCTATAATATCACTTATAACATGATCAAAACGGCCTTTGCCAAGGACGATGCAAACAATAATTCCCCGCTATTTGGGGATTTTGAATCATACAGATCAGTAATCAAAAGCAGGCTGGAAACATCCAACCCTGGAGGAGAGTATAATGTCAATGGCCAAGACGTATTGGTACCAGCATTCTTAGCGGCCTACAGTGGCAAATCACCACAGGAAATCCCGCTAAGCCCTTTTCCGAAGTTTCCTTTGCCCAATTGGCGCGTGGAATACAGAGGACTATCACGGCTTCCCCTGTTTGAAGAAACCTTCAGCTCAATTAACCTTACACATAACTATACATCCACCTATGATGTGAGCAATTTCTCCTCTTCCCTGCTCTATCAAAATGGATTGGAACTGTATAACTCATTGGAAAACTATCCAGCAGCCAATATAACGGATGAATATGGAAGCTATATTCCTGTTTTTATCTTTAATCAAGTCGTACTTTCTGAACGATTTGGACCATTTCTTGGTGTGGACCTCCTGACCAAAAACCGCATGAATATTTCCTTTGAATTCAACAAGGAAAGAAATATTGGCCTCAATTTCTCCAATGCCCAGGTAACGGAGCAAAAAAGTACGGATTTTAGGTTTGAACTGGGGTATACAAAATCGGGTGTGAAGATCCCATTCAAGATACAAGGGCAACAAGAAATCCTAGACAATGACCTGGAAATCCGACTAAGTACCAGTATCGTAGACACCCAAACTCTCCAACGCAAGCTGGAAGAAGGCAGTACCATTACCAACGGCAATGTCAACCTACAAATAAGGCCAAGCTTGGGCTACATCATCAATCAAAACCTAAAAGTGACCCTTTACTTTGACCGCACGGTCAACGATCCCCGGATCACCACCGCCTATAGACGCAGCTCAACCGCATTTGGTGGACAATTACGATTTAATTTAGGGCAATAGGTTTTTTGATTTCGGGAAAGCTCGTATTTTTGACTTTGATTAATCCTAAATATAACATATGAACTTCCCTAAAGACTTGAAGTACACAGAAGACCACGAGTGGGTTAAAATCGAAGGAAACACAGCTACCATCGGTATTACGGAGTTTGCCCAAAGAGAATTGGGTGACATCGTATATGTAGAAGTAGAGACTGTCGGTGAAACTATTGAGACCGGAGAAGTGTTCGGTACAGTAGAGGCAGTAAAAACCGTATCAGATCTTTTCATGCCGCTAAATGGCGAGATCACTGAGTTCAACGAAGAGTTGGAAGGTTCCCCGGAACTGGTCAATGATTCACCTTATGAAGGCGGCTGGATGATCAAAGTGAAGTTTGATGGAGAGCTTCCAGGCGATTTACTGTCGGCTGAAGCATACGCTGAACTGGTTGGTGAATAAACCAAAACAGGTTAGCGAGCGATTATTACCTGCACTCATTTGGCTGGCCATATTGTTATGGCTAATCCTGTCACCAGGAGAAAAACTGCCAGATGTTTCCAAGACCCCAGGAATGGACAAAATAGGTCATTTCGGCCTTTTTATGGGGCTCTTGTTTACTTGGAATAGAGTTTGGAATCACACTACTAGGCCATTGAACAAAAAACATTTTATTACTAATTATTTAGTTTTGGGTGTTTTTTTTGCTATATTAGTAGAATGGATTCAGCAGTTGGTTCCTAACAGAGCCTTTGATCTGCTGGACATTGCAGCAAACTTGCTGGGAAGTGCAGTCGGTACTATTTGTTTTTATATTTTATACAAGAAGAAAAGTAAGCTTGTATAAGTTAAAATAAATGGTTAGAATTGTTATCGCTAAAGTGCAAAGAATTATTAACCTTTATATGAAGTAATAGACTATGGAAGCCAAAAAGACACCGAAAGCTGATTTGAGCAAGAAGTCAGGAATGTTCCTGAACTTGGGGCTCTTGGTCAGCGTTGGTCTTACGCTGTTTGCTTTCGAGTACAAAACGTACGAATCAGGAGAGCTGATGGACTTGGGAACAGTGGAAGACGATTTCGAGGAATTGTTAGATATTCCGATCACCGAACAACCACCACCGCCACCACCGCCAGTAGAGCAACCAATTATCGAGGAAATTCCTGATGAAGTAGAAATCGAAGAAAAAATTGAAGTAAACTTCGATGTGGAAGTACAGGAAGAAACGGTTATCAAAGAAGTGGTTATTGAAGATGCTCCAGTGCAAGAAAAAGCTGAAGAGATTTTCGATGTGGTAGAAACCATGCCTACCCCTCCAGGAGGAATGGAAGGCTGGAACAAATACCTCAGCAAAAACCTGAAGTACCCTACCCAAGCAAGGAGAATGGGAATCGAAGGTACTGTATACGTGGTATTCGTGGTGAACACTGATGGCTCCATCCAAGACGTAGGTATCCTTAGAGGTATCGGCGGAGGCTGTGATGAAGAAGCCATGAGAGTAGTAAGAAACGCCCCTAATTGGCAACCTGGTAAACAAAGAGGTCGCCCAGTTAGGGTAAAAATGAGACTACCGATTCGATTCAAGCTAAGCTAATCGATCGAACAATTCATAGAAAAAGGGCTGTCATTAATTTGATAGCCCTTTTTTAATTCTTCCCCTCACATCATTTTTTAGGATCAAGCGGAAAAGTTGGGGGACTGATGGAACGCTGATGACGCAGATGATTATAATTTGCGTTGATTTTTTTCTTAAATTGGAAAAGAAAAGGAGCATAAAAAAGTCCTGAAATGGCGTAATATCCTTAGCCAGGGGCATCGCCCATGGTGAAACAATAAAAATAAGGTCATTGTTTTAGTAGCAACACCCCTCCTAGCGCTGATAAATTCGCGCTAAAACCCAATACACACCAATAGCGCATTATTCCAATAATCAATAGGGAGAAGCAATTTCAAGAAAGTGTGTCGAAATTTATCCCCCGTAGAAATATTGCTTGATCCATTTTTCAACTTGGAATATGCCTTAGCCAATCTATCACTTGAAGAAAATATTATAACTACATTATTAGTTTATTAACTAATAATGTAGTATATTCATTACATAATTAAAACTTCAGATAGTATGGAAGCCAAAAAAACACAAAAAGCAGATTTACGGAGCAAACATGGCCTATTCCTCAATATTGGTCTACTGATTAGCACAGGACTAGCCCTAGCGGCCTTTGAGTTCAAATCCCACTCTACTGTTACAGTACAGGACTATGAGCTAAGGTCAGATCCATTTGAAGATATACTTGATGTCCCCATCACCACCCACCAAGTTCCTGAACCACCGAAGGTCGAGCAACCAGAAATCAACGAAGTTCCCAATGATAAGGAAATCGAAGAAGAATTCGAGCCTCTTCTGAACATAGAATTTCCACAGGAGCCTGTTATCCACAGCCCTGTACTCCCTACAGCCCCACCAATAGAGGATAAAGCTGAAGAGATCGTGGACTTTGCTGAAAAAATGCCCGCTCCACCAGGTGGAATGAAAGGCTGGAACAACTACCTTAGCAAAAACCTAAAATACCCTAGACAGGCCGTCAGACAGGGAATTGAAGGTACCGTGTTTTTGGCTTTCGTCGTGAACAAGGACGGTTCGATTCAGGATGTTGAAATCTTGCGAGGTGTGGGCGGTGGCTGTAGTGAAGAGGCTATCCGAGTACTCAAAAATGCCCCTGACTGGAAACCTGGCCTCCAAAGAGGACGACCGGTGAGGGTAAAAATGAGATTGCCCATCAAGTTCAAGCTAAACTAATTTCCACCAACCTTTATCCTGAGGCCACTTCTATGAGTGGCCTCTTTTGGTATTAATAAGCCGATAAATAAATCACCTCCATTGCATTGGATGGATTCGCGTATTCCGGATCATAAATAGCCCCGTTGGCAAAAGGCCATTGATCGTGAACAGTCCTGAATAATGCATGACAATTTACTTTATTGGGAACTAAATTTGTGGTATTTTTGTCATCCCTTACCGAATGGGGCTGACCGGTTTTGACAGTAGGTGTGAAGACTGGGCTCGCATGTCGGGTGGAGCATGTACGCCCGTGAATAATTCATGCGATCTATAATTGGCGAATCTAATTACGCCATGGCTGCCTAATCAGACCCTAACAGGGACTGATACTGCTTAAAGGGTTGAGTTCGCTAGGCGGATTCCCCAGCCACATCCCGCAGCTCTCTGTCTTGGCAGAGCTGATCTTGGGGTGTCGACTTGCCAGGACTAGTGCCACTGATGCTATTAAGGTAGTGCGAAACTAAAATAGCTAAGCGTGACGGTAGCTGTGTCATCCAGCGGCCCAACGACGAAAACCCAATAGATGACTAAACATGTAGACGGTACAGTGTTTCCCTATCTGGACCAGGGTTCGACTCCCTGCAGCTCCACCTGACGGCACAAATGCTCATTTTGAGATTTTGTGCCGTTTTTTTTAACACCTAACCCTCTATCTATCAAATAGATAAGACTAACCATTTTATTGACTTTCGGGGTTCGATAATTATTTTTTTCAAACACCAATTTTTCACTAAAGATCGAACTCAACAGCCTCTGCTTGTCTTCTAGGCCTGATTTTGAATATAAATCACCTAAATTAGAAATTACCCTTAAACAGGAATTTATCGTTTCTTTTATGTTTCTTTTTGGCTTTTCCCGTACACTCGCCAATTGACGCTCTAATCGATCTATTGAATCAGTTACTTCTTTTTTGATTTCTTTAAAATCATCACTATCAATCTTATCATTCAGCAATAGCTGCCTTGCTTTTTTTAACTTATTACTCTCATTTTCAATTTTCTCCAATAAGGATTTCTTTTCATTTCCTCTATCATTCAATTTTGAATTAAGAATTTCAATTAGTTCATTTTGAAAATACTTAAGCCTTTCTTCTTTAATTGAAAACTGGTTAAGCATCTCATTCAGATTCTCATTTACGAGATCAGCTCTAAAACGACATCTACATGGTGATTTACAATGGTAGTAATAATAATACTTCCCTGTTTTACTCTTTGAAGGGCTTCCCGTCAAACCTCTTCCACAATTGGGACATTCTAAAAAACCTCTGAGCGGCAACTGTTCCTTGGAAATTATTTTCACCTTATTCTTCCTTCCTCTTCCATCCAAAACATCCTGAACACTATTAAATAACCTTTCTGATATTAACGCCTCATGTTGCCCCTCAACGAAATGAGGTTCTTCATCCTTATAGGCTGGAACAAAAATTTTTCCAATATAATGTTTACTCCTTAGCATTCTCCAAAAGCTGGATTTTGTAAGGCTTAAACCCTTTTTGAACATTTCTGTATAGATTTTCTCGGTATTAAAAGTACCTTCTGCCACCTTTTCAAATGATTCGATGACAAGACTAGCTTCAGGTTCTTTTGGTGCAATGTATTTTTTTCCTGTTTCAGTCGACCGATTAATATACCCTATTGGTGCTTTCTTCAAATACCGGCCTTCTTTGGTTGCCCTTCTAATACCATGGAATATATTGAGCGCTCTCCTATCATTTTCGACTTCTGGCGCAGCCAAATAAATTGCCAACATCATTTTGTTCTCGGGTATTTCCAAATCAAGAGGCTGTTCTATTGCTTGAGGTTCAATATTAAGACTTCTTAGAATATTGATCATAAAATAAGCATCACCTGCATTTCTGCTAAACCTGTCCCATTTTGTAAACAGGATAAGATCTACTTTTCCTTTCTTTCTTCCTTTAAGATCAGTCAAAAGTCTTTGCCACTCTGGTCGATCAAAAGTCTTGGCACTATGGTCTTCATAAATAACCTGCCTTACCTTTATATCGTTAACAAGGCAATACCTTTTCAATACCTCTTCTTGATTACGTTGAGAATAACCTTTATCAGCCTGCTCGTCTGTACTTACTCTAATATATAAATCAGCAATTTTCATTGGTAAAAATTTGGTTTACAGCTAATTTACAAAATAGGTGGATAGTGTCAAACAAATGTTCAGCATCAGCATAGGAGATTTCCTGACCATCTTTTCTCAATAATTTTATCAGCTTTTTAATTTTTTCCTGCCTCTTTTTCCCTTTAAGTTGTACCATATTATTAATCTGATAGAGGCTTAATTAAATTTACATTCATTACAAATATTCACCAGTTTAACCCTACTGGGGTATAATATAAAAGCAATTATGAAATGACATTTCTCTTTTAATTAGCCCGACCTATCATCAGCTTAAATAATCAGCAAAAAAAAGGGCTTATAGCCCTCCTTCATCAGCAAAGGAATAATAACTTTCCGCAGTGAGGATGATATGGTCCATTACCGGCAAATCCAAAAGTTTGCCTGCTTTGACCATTTTATCGGTCAGGCGGTTGTCCTGTTCACTTGGCCGAAGGGTTCCGGAAGGGTGGTTGTGTGCTAGGATAATACAGGAAGCAGACGCCTTCATGGCTGCAGCAAAGATCACTTTCAGATCCACTATGGTTCCACATGTCCCCCCGGAAGAGGCGTTTACTATGCCCAATACACGGTTTGCCCGGTTGAGCAAGATTACTTTGAACTCTTCGATGAACTCCAATTTCGATTTTTCCCAGTTTGCCCTGAGCACCTTACTGGCACCAAGAGAAGAGACGATCTGGGGTTTTTCGGAGACTTTTGAGTTAGGACGATAGCTTAACGTGATTTCGGCTACTTGGCTGGGAACGAAATTTGTGTTGTTGGTATCCATAACATTTCATGTTTTAGGTTAGAAATTAATTATGGACGCCTCCCAGCTTGAGGGCAACCAAGGCCAAGTGGCAACGGAATAAATGAAGGCACTGTGGGAAGCCCTGTGCTTATGCCGTAAGCTCATGGCCGCTCGGCAGGCCGAAAGCTAACTTTGTGGAGTGATTAATGATTGAAATAATTAATTTTTGAAATTTAGAATGGAACCCTTTCCCCTTTTCAGTTAATGTCCACTTTTCAATTCCGGCACGCTGTCTGGCGCGCTTCGGCCAAAGGTGACAGAATTTCGGACTGTGGATCAAGACTCAGGTTTGGGTAGCCCTGATCGCCAACCTGTTACAAAAAATGCAGGAAAGCCGAAATATTCACCACGCTCGTGAGTTTGGCCGCCGTAAACATGGGATCATATATTTACCTGATACAGATAGTAAAATCCGGAAGGATGGGTGCCATAAACCGTGACCTTAAAATAGTTCAATTGGAAATCTTCCAGAATAGCAAAGGGGTTGTTTTTCAAAAACCGGAAAATCGCCCTAGATGCACTTGAAAGGACTATAACCTTTTCGTTTAAAATTTTATCGGGTGACAATAAAAAAGCACCATGCTGGACATGTAAAGGACATCTTGTCTTGTTGGTTTGTTAAAATATTGATTTCATTAGTAGAAACCTGAGCTCGACTTAATTTTAGTATTAAAACCGTCACGCGAACCCCTTTTAGGAGGATGTGGGTTGGAAAAGGGTGTGGCAACTCGCCGCGGCGAGCTGCCACGGCTTCCACCCGTTCAGACCTCCCTCTAAGCCCTGTTTGGATACAGACAGGCTCGCAGAGCATGTTCCGACCCATGTACGGAAACGCCCTTATAATCGAACTGAGGTTATAAACCATCAGCTGCATCTACAATCTGAATTCGTTAATTTATTTTCTTCAAGGTATTTAAGAACATATGGAGAGATTTCTTTTTTATATTGTTCTTCCTTTAGGAGGTAACCTTTCAACAAAATCTCTATCAGCATTTCCTTTGTGGGTTCAGGTTTTGTCAATCCATTCCAAATCCATTCTCTTATATCAGAATTACCCGTTGAATGATTAGGATAAAAGTAAAAATTGCCCACCTTTATGGTTGGTGACGCTATAATTTGTGCTTTTTCAGCCTCTTCAATTGTCTTAACTGTTGTTGACTTGAATAATATCTTACAATCCAAATTATCAAAAAGTTTTTGTACGTCCTGAATTGCCGAAACAAGCTCATCATGCACGTTATCACAGGCTGAACAAGAGTTGTTTTCATTAGAGGGCATTTCTACTTGAAATAGTTCTACTTTCAACACTTTTTTTGTTGCTGTTTCCATTTTTCTTAATGATTTAAAATTATTGTTTATTTCTTAGACTTTGGAAACACTAAAAAGATGCAAACTATTTAATTCAATTATTCAAGGCAACAAGTTTTGGTGATACTATATGACATAAATTGATTTTCTGAAGCTTCCATTTTGCCACATTCATCAAACTTATCACGAAGCATTATTCTAGCTCTTTGAATTCTTGATTTAGTTGCTGATAATGTTAAACCGAGCTGTTTTGCAACTTCCTTTTGAGGCTTTCCTTTTATATCAAAAAGATGTAATGGCAAGGCATATTTGCTTGGTAGCGTCTTTATAAATTTATTTAGCCACACATAAATGTTTTCATCATAATCTTGAAAGCTTGGAAAGTCTAAATTTTCTAAACTCACCTCAGTTGTTGTTTGATCTGACTTTTTATAATAGTCAACAATTGTATTCTGTGTGATTCTGTATAGCCAAGCCCTTATATGTGTTACATTGTTTTTTCGCTCGCAATAAGACGTAATTTTTATAAGTACCGACTGCA
Coding sequences within it:
- the sov gene encoding T9SS outer membrane translocon Sov/SprA, producing the protein MAIIGSYFLKGSIYQKNFSATIILLLTIVLLSGWEAAQAQNVSSDTIPNKLDTLEERRALPSFLLWDNYRTNPLYPRQTPQDYRSSPFYRQAPQQQQVDIELDSTLQYRVYDQLDSSEVAPGYTFDFEEFSKIQELRMRQQYWRDRSKGMYGESAVSGRGLIPPITMSPTFDRLFGGSEINIVPTGYINLDFGGIFRRIDNPSIPIRQQRNGGFNFDQQIQLSVSGNLGQKMQINANFDSNNSFDFQNQLKVEYKGFEEDIIKSVEIGNVSMPVQNSLIQGSQNLFGVKTQLQFGKLFMTAVASTQRGQRDEIIIEGDGQGRPFELRASDYDDNRHFFLAHFFRDNYERWLRGLPQILSGVNVTRVEVYIMNRANNTETLRNFTAFMDLGEGERIYRPNNPNIGTGTPGSPASNGANELFSNLTANPNFRPYDQASNQIESGLGLVKGTDFVQVNGARKLADNEYTFHKELGYLSLNRKILNDEIVAVSFEYTYNGQAYKVGEMSEDYQNRPESDVLFLKLLRPARINTNVPSWDLMMKNIYSFNANQIQEKGFQLQVIYRDDRTGLDNPSLLEGEQVKDVPLVRLMGLDNLNPQNDPAPDGNFDFVPGLTILPEKGMLIFPKLEPFGQTLADNFLPNEESLKNKFVYDTLYRTTKADAELVTRLNKYYIKGSLTAGSSSEIMLPGLNISEGSVIVNAGNIPLTEGVDYTVDYNIGRVVIINEGILASGKRISISFEKADLVSFQTRSLLGTRFDYIFNDNLTLGGTFLYLNERPNITRISTGSETIKNSLWGLDLNYSEKSRWLTKLADALPFTDTKEESLVTFSGEFAHLIPGTSNKVDGEGASYIDDFETAVTPFNLGGSPQSWKLSSTPRTDDNRFDLSMQTEDQLGNAYRRARLAWYNIDNVFYRQGGQGVPENITDEDRENHYVRSVTPQEIFQQRDQDAIVLPEPLFELAYYPSERGMYNYNPNLTNEGLLPSPEENYGGISKVITSDVDFDRTNIEYIEFWMMDPFISGENGRVLDGVFNENNTTGGKLVFNLGEISEDVMKDGRQAFENGLPTNGDPSETTENEWGRVTNQQYLTPGFDNSPESRAFQDVGLDGLNSEQEVDYFQDRFLSRLNISGEAYQQIEADPSADRFQYYLGDELDQQNLKIQERYKYFNGMENNTPISANSDQAYTASGSNKPDNEDLNGDNTINEVENYYEYEIDLDPNSLVVGQNNIVDQVTSIQEGDEVNWYLFRIPVRQPDNVQGDITGFKSLRFIRTYLTDFEQPVVLRMAKFQMVGSQWRTFRESLYERGLFEVPEPDVSNMTVGVVNIEENSQGNSYQSAYRLPPGINRDRDNTSTVERQLNEQSLSLCIDNLQSRDARAVFKNANLDLVQYGRLKMFFHADSEDALDGELTAFLRLGTDYTDNYYEIEVPLNITPKGTLDPNQIWPSANEIDIAIEEIVGVKSERDNSQHPQNLPYTSQIRQYNVTVVGRPELNYVQGLMIGVRNPASTGSASKSICVWANELRVVDFNKSNGWAANARLNAKIADVATVSSTIRHNTFGFGGLETRLSERSRESTTQYDVSANVQVDRLLPEGLKVSIPMYVSMENSTTKPQFDPLNPDVPFELALSKFRTASEREAYRDLVLDQVKRRNISFSNVRKLPSEEKEKNHLYDLSNFSFSYAYGVVKQSNINTEDYTYETYRGNISYNYAPNPILIEPFKNWGVLKSPYLQLIRDFNLNLAPSMITASIDVDRKFMRTQYRNDQLTTEGVDPLFQKSYYINRFFGLNWDLTKNLGFDYRASVNAIVDEPQGDLDTESKQDSVRNNFKKLGRPTNYNHSFIANYTIPLDKVPALDWISADIRYEATYSWLTGSIGQKDTLGNVIQNTRNRALSGQLDFVQLYNKSSKLRALNAPKRPSIPGQRSNNEQDSITTDGIGNGLLKFAMMLKSISGQYTVTEGTFLPGYMEGTGLFGMDRSFMNPGLGFLFGSQDASLRYDLANRGVIAPSAELTQTFRQNQVKNLQLQAILEPTRDFRITLDMRKRETGQYSEIFRRESNTSEDYLSINPNRLGAYNITYNMIKTAFAKDDANNNSPLFGDFESYRSVIKSRLETSNPGGEYNVNGQDVLVPAFLAAYSGKSPQEIPLSPFPKFPLPNWRVEYRGLSRLPLFEETFSSINLTHNYTSTYDVSNFSSSLLYQNGLELYNSLENYPAANITDEYGSYIPVFIFNQVVLSERFGPFLGVDLLTKNRMNISFEFNKERNIGLNFSNAQVTEQKSTDFRFELGYTKSGVKIPFKIQGQQEILDNDLEIRLSTSIVDTQTLQRKLEEGSTITNGNVNLQIRPSLGYIINQNLKVTLYFDRTVNDPRITTAYRRSSTAFGGQLRFNLGQ
- the gcvH gene encoding glycine cleavage system protein GcvH, which produces MNFPKDLKYTEDHEWVKIEGNTATIGITEFAQRELGDIVYVEVETVGETIETGEVFGTVEAVKTVSDLFMPLNGEITEFNEELEGSPELVNDSPYEGGWMIKVKFDGELPGDLLSAEAYAELVGE
- a CDS encoding VanZ family protein yields the protein MESFQAIYCRLKHTLNWLVNKPKQVSERLLPALIWLAILLWLILSPGEKLPDVSKTPGMDKIGHFGLFMGLLFTWNRVWNHTTRPLNKKHFITNYLVLGVFFAILVEWIQQLVPNRAFDLLDIAANLLGSAVGTICFYILYKKKSKLV
- a CDS encoding energy transducer TonB, giving the protein MEAKKTPKADLSKKSGMFLNLGLLVSVGLTLFAFEYKTYESGELMDLGTVEDDFEELLDIPITEQPPPPPPPVEQPIIEEIPDEVEIEEKIEVNFDVEVQEETVIKEVVIEDAPVQEKAEEIFDVVETMPTPPGGMEGWNKYLSKNLKYPTQARRMGIEGTVYVVFVVNTDGSIQDVGILRGIGGGCDEEAMRVVRNAPNWQPGKQRGRPVRVKMRLPIRFKLS
- a CDS encoding energy transducer TonB, with amino-acid sequence MEAKKTQKADLRSKHGLFLNIGLLISTGLALAAFEFKSHSTVTVQDYELRSDPFEDILDVPITTHQVPEPPKVEQPEINEVPNDKEIEEEFEPLLNIEFPQEPVIHSPVLPTAPPIEDKAEEIVDFAEKMPAPPGGMKGWNNYLSKNLKYPRQAVRQGIEGTVFLAFVVNKDGSIQDVEILRGVGGGCSEEAIRVLKNAPDWKPGLQRGRPVRVKMRLPIKFKLN
- a CDS encoding recombinase family protein — encoded protein: MKIADLYIRVSTDEQADKGYSQRNQEEVLKRYCLVNDIKVRQVIYEDHSAKTFDRPEWQRLLTDLKGRKKGKVDLILFTKWDRFSRNAGDAYFMINILRSLNIEPQAIEQPLDLEIPENKMMLAIYLAAPEVENDRRALNIFHGIRRATKEGRYLKKAPIGYINRSTETGKKYIAPKEPEASLVIESFEKVAEGTFNTEKIYTEMFKKGLSLTKSSFWRMLRSKHYIGKIFVPAYKDEEPHFVEGQHEALISERLFNSVQDVLDGRGRKNKVKIISKEQLPLRGFLECPNCGRGLTGSPSKSKTGKYYYYYHCKSPCRCRFRADLVNENLNEMLNQFSIKEERLKYFQNELIEILNSKLNDRGNEKKSLLEKIENESNKLKKARQLLLNDKIDSDDFKEIKKEVTDSIDRLERQLASVREKPKRNIKETINSCLRVISNLGDLYSKSGLEDKQRLLSSIFSEKLVFEKNNYRTPKVNKMVSLIYLIDRGLGVKKNGTKSQNEHLCRQVELQGVEPWSR
- a CDS encoding JAB domain-containing protein, translated to MDTNNTNFVPSQVAEITLSYRPNSKVSEKPQIVSSLGASKVLRANWEKSKLEFIEEFKVILLNRANRVLGIVNASSGGTCGTIVDLKVIFAAAMKASASCIILAHNHPSGTLRPSEQDNRLTDKMVKAGKLLDLPVMDHIILTAESYYSFADEGGL